Genomic DNA from bacterium:
CCACTTCCGGTCGGCGCGATCAGAAGCGCGTGATCGCCAGCCTGGATCCGCGCCCAGCCTTCCTCTTGAACAGGAGTCGGCTGTTCGAAGCTGGCTTCGAACCAGCGGCGAGCAGGCTCGCCGAAGGCAGAGAGGATCGGCAAGGCGGGGGTGGCCACCGCGGGAGAGTACCTCGCGAGCCTGTGGCGGCCCAAACGAGGGCCATGCTTGCTGACGTGAAACGGCGTCAGTGGACCCGGGATGGCCACGCATGCGGGCCGAGCGCAGGCTTGCCAGCCACGGCCCACGCCGGGTCGAAAACGATCACATCCCCCCGTCCGCGATCCAGGCATCGACCTCCTGCTCGAGAACCTCCAGCGGCCGCGAGCCGCCACCGAGCACCAGGTCGTGAAAAGCCTTGAGTTCGAATCCGTCGCCAAGTGCTTCCCGGGCGCGAGCGCGAAGCTCGAGCAGCTTCAGCTGGCCGATCTTGTAGGCACACGCCTGGCCTGGCGCGACCACGTAGCGCTCTACTTCACGCACCACATCGCTGCGGGCGATTCCCGTCTTGGAGACCATGTATTCGATGGCCTCTTCCCGGGTCCATCGCTTGGCATGAAGGCCCGTATCGACGACCAGGCGGACGGCACGGAAGTTCTCGGCTTGTAGTTGACCGAGATGATCCGCGGGGGTCGGCAGGAGGCCGACCTCGGAAGCCAATCGCTCGGCGTACAACGCCCAACCTTCGACGAATGCGGTAAACGGGAGAAAGCGACGGAAGAGCGGAAGATCCGGATTCTCCATGGCCAGGGCGATCTGCAGGTGATGACCGGGTACCGCCTCGTGGAATGCCAGCGTGCGCATACCGAAGCGCGGGCTCTCCTCCACGTTCGCGAGGTTCTTGTAGAAGATCCCCGGCTTCGAGCCATCGAGGGGAGGCGGGTTGTAGTAGGCGCCGGCGGAGCCGTTCTCGCGGAAGCTCGGTACCCGCTCCACGGCGACCGGGGCGCGAGGGAGGTGTTCGAACCAATCGGGGAGACGCTCCCAGAGTTCATCGATGATCGTTTGATAGTCGGCCAGGATCTGCGTGCGGCCCTCGTCGCTATCGGGATAGCGCTGGGTGGGTTCCAGAGCCAATGCCTGGAGAGCAGCAATCGGCGCATCGGTCGGTGTTCCGCGCTCTGCGAACACCTTCTTCATCTCGCCGTGGATGCGCGCGACCTCGCGAAGCCCGAGCTGGTGGACCTCGTCCGGCGTGAGCGAGGTCGACGTATGCCCGCGGAGTGCCCAGTGATAGTAGGCGTCACCATCGGGCAACCTCCACACGCCCGCATCATCGTTGCTCTCGGCCTCGAAACGCGCCAGCACTGCATCCATGCGGAGGTAGGCTGGCTGGATTCCCTCGGCGACCACCGCACGGGCACGTTCGATCCAACCCGCCGGATCCGGAACATCGGAGAGCTCGGGTAGGCGAGTCTTCAATTTCGTGACCAGGGGGCTGTCGGAGGCCTCGGCCTGTGTCAGCTCGACCAGCCCTTCGCGCACCCGCGTCAGAACGAAACGCGGCGGGAGGATGCCCGCGGTTGCCGCGGCTTCGACCCGCTCGGTCAATTGATCGAGGGCGGCCGGGATGGCTTCCAGCCGCGCGAGATAGCTTCCTGCATCGCCGAGATCATTCACCTGGTGAACATTCACCATGAAATCAGGCAGGAAGCTCTGCGAGCCGTCGAACGCATTGACTGGATAGGGGTGCTGCAGGAAGCGCTCCCCGGTGACCTGATGTTCGAGCCACCATGCGAGGATGTCATGAGAGATCCGTTGACTCGGATCGAGATCATCCTCCGAGAACTCTCGCAGCCCTTCGAGGGCGCTGCGCGCGCGGCGAGCCTCCCGCCGATCGGCTTCCAACGAAAAATCTTCGAGCTCGTCCGAGTAGTAGTCGAGATCGTAGGGCTCGAGCACGCGCGCGAACGAGAGCAGCATCGGGTGATCGACGACCAGCAACACCAGCTCGCGCAGGAAGAAGTGATCGATCGAGAACGGCTTGCTCCAGAACGTCTTGGCGAGGAACAAGGAAGCCGCGAGAAGAATGCCCACCAGGCCGAGGGCGATGACTCGGAGGATGCGTTTCATGCTCCAACCATAGGCTGGAGACGTACCTCCTGCCTCAAACCACTCCGTAGGCGAGCATGGCATCGGCGACCTTCACGAAGCCGGCGATGTTGGCCCCGCGAACGTAGTCGACGTACGAGCCATCATTCTCGCGGCCGTACTCGACGCATTTCTCGTGGATTCCGTTCATGATCGAGCGCAGCAGGTCCTGCAGCTCCTCTTCCTTCCACGAGATCTTCGCGCTGTTCTGACTCATCTCCAGACCCGAAACCGCGACACCCCCGGCATTCGCGGCCTTGCCCGGACCGTAGAGGGTTCGTGCAGCCTTGAAGAGGCGCACACCTTCGAGATCCGTCGGCATGTTGGCGCCTTCGGCGACGGCCCTGCAACCATTGGCAAGCAGCGTTCGCGCGTCATCGCCCGAGAGCTCGTTCTGCGTCGCGCAGGGCAGCGCCAGCTCGGTGGGTACGCACCAGGGGCGCTCGCCTTCGTGGAAGCTCCCGCCAAAGGTGTCCACGTACTCGGAGATCCGCCCACGACGCTCGGTCTTCAGCTCCTTCACCCAGCCGAGCTTCTCATCGCTGAGACCGTCCGGATCGTGAACGAAGCCAGAGGAATCGGACAACGTGACGACCTTCCCTCCGAGATTCAACAACTTCTCGGCAGCGTGCAGAGCGACGTTGCCCGAGCCGGAAACGACACACGTCCTGCCGTCGATGGATTCACCGGCCCGCTCCAGCATGTCCTGCATG
This window encodes:
- a CDS encoding DUF885 domain-containing protein translates to MKRILRVIALGLVGILLAASLFLAKTFWSKPFSIDHFFLRELVLLVVDHPMLLSFARVLEPYDLDYYSDELEDFSLEADRREARRARSALEGLREFSEDDLDPSQRISHDILAWWLEHQVTGERFLQHPYPVNAFDGSQSFLPDFMVNVHQVNDLGDAGSYLARLEAIPAALDQLTERVEAAATAGILPPRFVLTRVREGLVELTQAEASDSPLVTKLKTRLPELSDVPDPAGWIERARAVVAEGIQPAYLRMDAVLARFEAESNDDAGVWRLPDGDAYYHWALRGHTSTSLTPDEVHQLGLREVARIHGEMKKVFAERGTPTDAPIAALQALALEPTQRYPDSDEGRTQILADYQTIIDELWERLPDWFEHLPRAPVAVERVPSFRENGSAGAYYNPPPLDGSKPGIFYKNLANVEESPRFGMRTLAFHEAVPGHHLQIALAMENPDLPLFRRFLPFTAFVEGWALYAERLASEVGLLPTPADHLGQLQAENFRAVRLVVDTGLHAKRWTREEAIEYMVSKTGIARSDVVREVERYVVAPGQACAYKIGQLKLLELRARAREALGDGFELKAFHDLVLGGGSRPLEVLEQEVDAWIADGGM
- the gdhA gene encoding NADP-specific glutamate dehydrogenase, with product MAVSDHVDLEQFLAGVERRNPGQLEFLQAVQEVAQDVFEFIADKEAYHEYQILRRIAEPDRVVSFRVCWEDDAGNIRVQRGWRVQNNNAIGPYKGGLRFHASVTESILKFLAFEQTFKNSLTGLPMGGGKGGSNFNPRGKSDHEIMRFCQSFMTELYHHVGEDVDVPAGDIGVGAREIGYLFGQYKRLTRRFTGVLTGKGLEYGGSLIRTEATGYGAVYFMQDMLERAGESIDGRTCVVSGSGNVALHAAEKLLNLGGKVVTLSDSSGFVHDPDGLSDEKLGWVKELKTERRGRISEYVDTFGGSFHEGERPWCVPTELALPCATQNELSGDDARTLLANGCRAVAEGANMPTDLEGVRLFKAARTLYGPGKAANAGGVAVSGLEMSQNSAKISWKEEELQDLLRSIMNGIHEKCVEYGRENDGSYVDYVRGANIAGFVKVADAMLAYGVV